A section of the Choristoneura fumiferana chromosome 5, NRCan_CFum_1, whole genome shotgun sequence genome encodes:
- the LOC141428368 gene encoding leucine-rich repeat flightless-interacting protein 2 isoform X1, with protein sequence MRELERQQREQEDHADKAYDMYAETVGRRAGPRISGLTPAALHSPRRASEDSADDSFNVKDLRHDLKEVEEKFRKAMILNAQLDNDKAALGYQLELLKDRIEELAAEHAQLQREHKEKCSAHERLKREHASLERELVAARDAVRARDAAAAGAGFAFVDAAPAPATNGLNNNDAPALPALALVTHQNEKLLNDAGEGTLDVRLQKLLSSKQSLEGEVRRLKLQLSEEQHNGVARAHDHDLETELEALRKSTAEAKARAARAEAEAALQAAAATRLAAQLSRVRAQHDARDEHEEQLKQERRRLQREAREALNRVEELETENSHLTKRLDKLKNAKSALLKEL encoded by the exons ATGCGCGAGCTGGAGCGGCAACAGCGCGAGCAGGAGGACCATGCCGACAAGGCCTATGACATGTATGCCG AGACGGTGGGGCGGCGCGCGGGCCCGCGCATCTCGGGCCTCACGCCCGCAGCGCTGCACTCGCCGCGGCGCGCGTCCGAGGACTCCGCCGACGACTCCTTCAACGTCAAGGATCTTAGG CACGACCTGAAGGAAGTGGAGGAGAAGTTCCGCAAGGCGATGATCCTGAACGCGCAGTTGGACAACGACAAGGCGGCGCTCGGCTACCAGCTGGAGCTGCTCAAAGACCGCATCGAGGAGCTGGCGGCGGAACACGCGCAGCTACAG CGCGAGCACAAAGAGAAATGCTCGGCGCACGAGCGGCTAAAACGCGAGCACGCGTCGCTCGAGCGGGAGCTAGTGGCGGCGCGGGACGCGGTGCGCGCGCGGGACGCGGCCGCCGCCGGCGCGGGCTTCGCGTTCGTggacgccgcgcccgcgcccgccaccAACGGCCTCAACAACAACGACGCGCCCGCCCTGCCCGCGCTCGCCCTCGTCACTCACCAGAATGAGAAGCTGTTGAATGACGCCGGGGAAGGCACGCTAG ACGTGCGGTTGCAGAAGCTGCTCAGTTCGAAGCAGAGCCTGGAGGGCGAGGTGCGCCGCCTGAAGCTGCAGCTCAGCGAGGAACAGCACAACGGCGTCGCGCGTGCGCACGACCACGACCTCGAGACCGAGC TGGAGGCGCTGCGCAAGTCGACGGCGGAGGCGAAGGCGCGCGCCGCGCGGGCGGAGGCCGAGGCGGCGCTGCAGGCCGCCGCCGCCACGCGCCTCGCCGCGCAGCTGTCACGCGTGCGCGCGCAGCACGACGCGCGCGACGAGCACGAGGAGCAGCTCAAGCAGGAGCGCCGCCGCCTGCAGCGAGAG gccAGAGAAGCGCTGAACCGGGTAGAAGAGTTGGAGACAGAAAACAGTCATTTGACGAAGCGGCTCGACAAATTGAAGAACGCAAAGTCGGCGCTACTCAAGGAGCTGTGA
- the MED19 gene encoding mediator complex subunit 19: MMSDQFRKVEPYSPKSSPRGGRSPVVSRQDSSGTLKTTIQLGKNPSIVHSGPFYLMKEPPGECELTGATNLMAYYGLEHSYSKFNGKKLKESLSSFLPNLPGIVDGPGQEDNSTLGSVIAKRPIGGKELLPLTSAQLAGFRLHPGPLPEQYRYISSTPPKRHKSKHKKHKHKDGAPPGQDTPLQDSSNPDTYEKKHKKQKRHDDDKERKKRKKEKKRKKQKHSPEHGGLTPNQHASA; encoded by the exons ATGATGTCTGATCAATTTAGAAAGGTGGAGCCGTACTCTCCGAAGTCTTCACCGAGAGGCGGCAGGTCGCCTGTGGTCTCGCGGCAGGACTCGTCTGGCACCCTCAAGACCACTATTCAACTCGGCAAGAATCCCTCCATCGTACACAGCGGACCTTTCTATTTGATGAAAGAACCTCCAG GAGAATGTGAACTTACTGGGGCTACAAATTTAATGGCATATTATGGCCTTGAGCATTCCTACAGTAAATTCAATGGTAAAAAGCTTAAAGAATCCCTATCGTCGTTTTTACCAAATTTGCCGGGTATTGTTGATGGGCCAGGGCAGGAAGACAACAGTACACTGGGGTCTGTAATAGCCAAGCGGCCTATAGGTGGCAAGGAATTGTTGCCATTGACCAGTGCACAGCTGGCCGGATTTCGGCTGCACCCAGGCCCTCTACCTGAGCAGTACCGCTACATAAGTTCCACACCTCCGAAGAGACATAAGAGCAAGCACAAGAAACACAAACATAAAGACGGAGCACCTCCTGGTCAAGATACTCCATTGCAAG ACTCTTCCAACCCTGACACTTAtgaaaagaaacacaaaaaGCAGAAGCGTCACGATGATGACAAGGAGCGCAAAAAGAGgaaaaaagagaagaagaggAAGAAACAGAAACACAGCCCCGAGCACGGGGGGCTCACCCCCAACCAACACGCCAGCGCATAG